The nucleotide sequence GAGTTGCATCAGGTTTAGCCAGTGCCATAAACTCGTTAACGATCGATTCTATTCGATGAAGCTCATCGCAAATCACTTCATTGTATAGATAGATTTTCTCCCGATCATAATCACCATTTTTCATTAAGGAAAACAAGCCTTTTATAGATGTCAACGGGTTGCGAATCTCATGAGCAACTCCTGCTGCCAGTTCTCCTAAGACTGCAAGCTTTTCACTGTTCCGTATATATTCATCTGCTTTTTTCTTTTCAGTAATGTCTCTAGAAATAAATACGATTCCTTCAATTTCACCTTCATCAGAAACCATGGGCATCCCTTTTCCCTCTAAAAGGATCGGGTGACCTGAAGCATGCATTTTTCGATAAACAAGTGGCATTGGATTCTTTGATGATGACACTAGGTTTATATAGTTCTTTACTAATTCATGGTCTTCAACATGAATGCAATTCAAAGAGTTTGTACCAAGGAGAGTTTGCGGATCGATTCCTAACACACTCTTATAGGAAAGAGAAGCATATAAATATTTCCCTTCTGCATCTACTAAGCAAATCAAATCATTGCTGTGATCGAGAATAATTCTATGCTTAAACTCGTTCTGCTTTAGCGCAGCTTCTGCTTTCTTTCTTTTGGTGATATCTCGAGATGCAACAATTGCAGCATGATTGTCTTTTTGATAAATCGGTTTACCTTTCGATTCAAGCCAGATATAAGAACCATCTTTTGTTAAATATCTATACTCAACAGTTAGTGGTATTTGTTCAGCAATCATCCTAGTAAATTCTGAAATAACATGGACTCGGTCTTCTGGGTGAACGAGATCAAAAGGTGTTGAGCCAATAGCCTCTTCTTGTGGGTAACCGGTTACCAGGCTATAAGAAGGAGTCAGAGAAGTAAAAACACCTTCCATATTAACAACCCCTATAATATCAATCATATTTTCAGTAATGAGTTTCAAATGCTCTAACGTTTCCTGCTTTTCAATGTGCTGCTGCGTTAAATTCCGAATGATAATCTGTGTAGCATGGGATGAAAACATGAGCGGAAATCCAATAACTTCTAATTGAATATAATTACCTTTTTGGGTAATCCATGTTTGTTCACTAGGCTTCGGTGCAATTCCATTGCCGCATGACTGGATGCGTTCCTCCACTATGTCATGCACTTCTGTAGAAAGGTTATTCCAGATTGGCTTGCCGATGATGTCTTCTTCCGCTTCGAGAATTTTTCTAGCAGCAGGATTAACATATACCCATTTTCTATCTTTTTGGATAAGAAAAGGAGTCTCAGAATGTTCAAATTGGCTGGCATAATTTTTAATTTGATTAATGACAAGACGATCTGCTGCGGGTTGACCATCTGAAATTTTCATATCCACCCTCCATGCAAACGTTAATCAAAACGTTTCGTTTGTAATTAACTAAATTATAAACATAGAGTTCTTCGTAAATAAAGATATTTTTCACGATTATTCATAATATTGAAAAGTTCATAAAGTGAGCTAAGTTGTCCTGAATTAAAGAAGTATCTGCCTTTTTAAAAAGTCAGATTGTGTTTCTTGAAACAAAAGAGCTGCACCTTTTATGGCTATTTTTCTTTCTGGGGCAGTTACGGAGGCCATGATGATCTGTTCTTGATTGTAATAGAGCATGCTCATAACAACGGTTGTTTTATGACTGTATTGAAAAATATCTACATCTACCAATTCACCTCCAATCATTACTCGAAAAAAACGGTATTTCGGGGAACTTCTCATCTCCATGACCCCCTTAATCTTTTAAGTAATTATACTTTGGTCATAAAAGTTTTGTTATTTAAATAGTAAATAACTCCTAATAATTTGTCAATATATTCTGTCAATTAAAGTCGATTTCCTGGGAAATTAGTTGTAGGTTGGAAAATAGTACAGATTTATTAAATGCTATTATTTTTTATTCCGTTGAGTTATTAAGAAAAGGCGCTTCATGCAGAAGGCTCATCGCACACTACATTGAACTGTAATTTATCCAATTACTAGAGCTACACGCTTTGCAAATCGAACCATAAGTAAACGAAAAAATAAAAAGGCCAGTCTAATTAAGACCGGCCTCACATATCTTTAAGCTTCTTTTTCAACTAGTTGTTGTTCAGAATCAGCGGGTATAGAGTTATCTTTAATCTCTACTTCCCTCTTAGTAATTTCAATCTTTTTCACTTGATGTCCATCTATTTCAATCACTTTGAAGTCATAACCTTCATACGCAATAACTTGATGTTCTTGAATTTCAGAGTTCTGAGATAAAACCCATCCACCAATTGTATCGAGTTCACTGTCATCGATTTGAAGTCCGTAAATGTCGTTCACTTCAGCGATCAGTACTTTACCGTCAAAGTGCTTTACATTTGGACTTACTGCTTGAATCATTGGTGATTCATCTTCATCAAATTCATCTCGAATTTCACCAACTAGCTCTTCCAAAATATCCTCAATGGTTACAATTCCTGCTGTTCCACCATATTCATCAACAAGGACCGCCATATGAAAACCTTTTTTCTGAAGCTTTAGTAATGTTTCTTTTATTGGTGTATTTTCAAAAACGCTTAGTGTTGGCCGTATATAATGTTCAAGCGGATATTCCTTACCTTTGATCAAGTCAAAGAACACTTCTTTCGCATTGACCATACCAAGCACATTATCTTTATCTTCCCCTACAACAGGGTAACGTGTATATTTTTCTTCAGCAATTATATTAATATTTTCTGCAACAGTATTGTCTTCATATAGACAAACCATTTCAGTACGGGGGACCATGATCTCTTTTGCAGTTCTGTCATCAAATTCAAATACTTTTTCTACATAACTGAACTCAGATTTGTTGATTTCACCACTTTTGTAGCTTTCGCTCAATATTAGACGAAGCTCTTCTTCGGTATGCGCCATATCATGCTCCGATGCAGGCTTCAATCCGAACATTCTTACTAAAAGCTGAGCGCTTCCGTTTAAGAACCAAATGAACGGATACATCACTCTGTAGAATCCAATCAATGCAGGTGATAACCATAAACTAATTGTTTCTGCTTTTTGAATAGCTACCGTTTTTGGTGCAAGCTCACCAAGTACAACATGTAAAAAAGTAATGGATGCAAACGCAATCGCAAATGACAACGTATGAACAATCGCCGGACTTAATTCCATTCTCTCAAAAACTGGACCAAGAATTGCTTCGACTGTAGGTTCACCTAACCAACCTAATCCCAGCGCAGTAATCGTAATACCAAGCTGACAGGCTGAGAGTGATCCGTCAAGGTTTGAGATAACCTTTTGTGCTGCAATTGCTCGTTTGTTACCCTCTTCCGCAAGCTGATCAATTCGTGTTTTACGAATCTTAACAATCGCAAATTCTGCTGCTACGAAAAAAGCTGTGAGTAGAATTAATACGGCTACTGCAAGTAATTTCAATAAGGTCAAACTGTCCAAAAAGACTCCTTATACCCCAAATGTTCTGGAATATAAGTTGTCACCTCCTAAGTGTTTTAAATTTTATTAATTTAGAAAAGTATATCATAGAAATGCAGAACTTACTTAAAAAACCTCTTATCCCCTATTTTTAACAGAATTTATTGTTTCTTAATTTTGTTGGAGCGAGAATCTAATCCCAAGACTTTATTCTGCTATTTCCACGGTATCCAGGTTTTGCTCCTTTTTTAGGACAAGTTTGTTTTCTTTTTCATCGTAGTAATAAATGTTCATACGGTTATCTTCATCAGATTCAGTATTACCGCTGTACAGACCAAAATACCCATTTCCTAGTGGTACAAGGTTCTTATTGAAGCGAGTTGAATTAGCTGTGTCATTATATATATGATCTACCGTAACCTCGCCGCCCTTTCCTCCTATGAACAATAGAAAAATAGCAATAAAGATTAACGTTTTACGAATTCTGCGCAGCTCATTTGATGTTTCTGAATGCACTTTACAATCCCCCAATCACGATTTCCCCAACTAAAAATATCGCAAATTAAACTACATTATTAAATAAATTTGGTTCTATTTATGGAATACTTATCCAATTATACGTGTTATTATTGTCTTTAGAAAAGAGAAAAATGTTATAGAAGGGGCGATTACGGACTGTGGAATTTGTATTAGAGAATAAATGGGTATTTCTTATTCTGGCAGAGGTTGTATTTTGGCTATCCACCCTATCCTTTTTGTTAGTAAGGTATTGGTTCAATTTAAAGAGATTAAGTGTAGCTTTTTTCATTCTTTTTCTCGTTAATGATTTATGGATTGCTACAATGGGATATTTTGATTATTTGAGAACTGGCGAATTCTCTGCTTATCAGATTATTATTCTGGTTGTTATCGCCTATGCTTTCATTTATGGAAAAAGTGATTTTCAAAAGCTTGATGCTTTTATTCAACGAAAAGTGGCAAAATGGCGCGGATTGCCTGCACCTGAACTTACTTCAACCAAACCACTATACGGAATGGAGCATGCTAAACAAGAAAGAAGAAACTTTTATAAACACCTGATTGCCTTTATTGCCGTTCAGTGTTTGTTTGTAGTCATGTTTGGTCTCTCTGACTCGGTTTCCAGCCTACAAATAGATACGCTATTTGCAGAGTGGTATGATCAAAAACAAACTGAGCTGTTTTACAAAAGTGACACAGCCAATAACATTACAAGGGTATGGACTATTATCCTTGCTATTGATCTGATAATCGCTATGTCATATACAGTTGCTCCAAAAAAGGAAAAAAAGGCTTCACATGCAGTCTAGTTCATACATCCTCATGAAGGGTGTATTTTTTCGTATAACTTGTAACATATATTTGACATTTTTAATATATATATTACAATTAAAGGTATATTATGTAAGGAGTTGACGTTTCCATGGCAGAATCAATAATTATGAACAAAGTTAAAATTGTTCGTATTGCAAAAGGAAACTTAACTCAAGGTGACTTTGCAAAGTTGGTTGGAGTAACAAGGCAAACTATGAATTTAATTGAAGCACAAAAGTACAACCCCACTATTCGTGTATGCTTACTCATTAGCAAGTACCTAGAAACACCATTAGATGAGTTATTCTGGATAGAAGAATAAAGAAAAGAGGTGCAATATGCAAATCAACTTCTTACTTATCGTTATTGGCAGTTTAGTTAGTTTAGCTTTTGTTTATGTATTAACTAATGAATTGCAGTGGGGCGCATTATCGGGGCTTTTGATACTGATTGGCGGTTTGAAATTTCTTCGCATTCGAAAAAGAGAAGCTAACGATGAAATTGAGTATGACGAACGTGTAAATGATAATCTTAGAACGTTCACCCTTCAATCTTTCGCTTTTTCTCAATTACTTCTACTCATTTATTTATTAATCTCTCAGCTATTTTTTAATCAACAGCACATCCAGTCAAACTATCTCATTCTTTATTTATCCATCACATTTATTATAAGCTTTTTCATTGGTCCTTCCATTGTAAGAAAACGTTAAACAAGGGGGAAAGCAATATGAATAGCACCTTAATAATCACAGCGGTTATTTTGTTTTTTATGGCTTACCTTATCGGAGTGAAAAAACAAACTTGGCTATTAACTGGATTTAATCAGCAACGCGTCAGTAATCAAGATAAACTAGCCAGACTTGTAGGCTCCTACACTTTCATTATGGGAATTGTCATGTTAGCAGGCGCTTTCATTCGACAGCTTGACACAGAAGTGTTATTTCCTGTTCTAGTGATCGGTTATGTGGTTCTGCTCGGCTATGTAAATACAAGAATGGTTAAGTAAAAAAAAAGCTTGGGATCATTCCTTCCCAAGCTCTCTTTCTATTCTGGCTTTGTCTCCGGTTTTCTTGAAGTTTCTACTCTTTCATTTCCCATAAACAAAATGACAACCGCAGAAATAACGATCGGAATCAGTGCATATGTGAAAACTGTTGTAATGGATTCAGACATTGATGCAGTTATACCGTCTAAGATATTAGTAGGGATCTTCGTGCGTTCCTCCGCTTGAAACACCTTTTGTGGATCTATGTTCGTAAAAGCCTCTGAACCTTCCCCGCCGAAGCCTTTTAGGTTTTCCTTTAGCTTTTCATAAAAAATGCGGTTTTGAAGTGCACCAAATATCGTTACACCAAGCGTCATACCTAGTGACCGCAGAAAGGCATTTGTTGAGTTTGCTGAGCCTCGGTAGCGAAACTCCATCTTATTAATTGTAGCTGCTGGTAATAACGAGAACGAGAACCCCATTCCAAATCCAACAGTCACCATAAAAAATGTAAGCATTATTCTAGATGTGTCTGGTGTCATCCCGCTTAGCATATACATTCCGCTGAAATAAGCGATAACCGATATGATCATCAAGTTACGGAAGTTGGTCTTCGTTTGAAAGATACCACCGATCATACTTCCCGCAACTGAACCTAGCATCATTGGCGTTAGAACCATTCCTGCACTTGTTGCAGAGCCACCGTATACAGCCTGAACAAATATGGGAATAAAGACGGCTAAGATGATAAACGTGCTGCCGTACAGAAATCCTAAAAGCTGTGATGTGGCAAAAAGACGCTTCTTAAACATCCAAAAGGAAATGATCGGCTCTGATGCTTTTTGCTCTACAGCAAAAAAAACAATGAAAAAAACGGTGAAAATAGTAAACAGCGCAACGATCTGTGTGGAATCCCACGCATATGTTTTCCCGCCTAATTCAAGTGCGAACATCAAACTTACGACAGCGATAACAAGTGTAATGGCTCCCCACCAATCAATTTTCTGCTCCCGGTGCTCAAGTGTTTCCTTATAATAGCGGAAGATTAAATAGAAAGAAGCTATACCAATCGGTACGTTTATATAAAAAACCCAGTGCCAGCTGATCGCATCAGTAATGAACGCTCCCAGCAATGGACCAAGAACACTCGACGTTCCAAAAACCGCTCCAAGAAGACCTGTCATCTTTCCTCTCTTTTCAGGTGGAAAGATATCAAAAACAATGGTGAACGCAATCGGCATCAGTGCTCCCCCGCCAATACCTTGTATAGCTCGAAACGCAATCAGCTGCTCCATGCTTTGAGCGAGACCGCAAAGCGCTGAACCAATCAAGAATACAACAAGACCAAAGATGAAGAAACGCTTTCTTCCATACATATCGGATAGCTTTCCGTAGATCGGCATCCCTGCCATTACGGCGACCATGTAAGACCCTGTAACCCAAACGAACTTATCAAATCCTCCAAGATCCGCCACAATGGTTCCCATCGCAGTTGCAACAATGGTGTTGTCCATTGCCGCCATTAGTATACCGAGCAACAAGCCCGCGACTACCAATTTTAAATTCTTTTCTTTATGCACCATCGCGCCATCTCCTAACCTTACACCCTCATGTATACTTAATAAGATTAAGTATACATGAGGGACTTCTTGAGGGACAGTCCCCCAACAATTTATTTCCTTTGCTAAATCTCTTTATTTGCATAGGGTGTTTTCTGCATTTCTTACTGCAAAAATGCAGTGTTTCGTTTTTCAATGATTGAAATAGTACTTTATTTCCTAAGCTTTCGATTTGGATAACCATAAAAGCCGTTTTTTTGATATTTTTCATATAAACAGGAAATGTGACGAATAATTCTCTATCCTTTACACTAGAGATAAGAACAAAAAGAGGTGAATGGTAAATGGCTCAACATGTTTTTCATTTAAAAGCACATTGGCCAGGTGGCAGAAATGATTCGGGAACGATTGAAACGAAGAATCTACAAACAACGGTATCAATTCCTCCCGAGATGGATGGGCCTGGGATCGGCACTAATCCTGATGAGATGCTGCTTGGAGCGGCTGCCACTTGCTATATCATAACGCTTGCTGCCATGTTGGAACGAAGTAAGATTGAAAAGATAGATTTAACGATGGAATCTGAAGGAATTGTCGATGTAACAAACGGGGTAATTACGTATCAAAAGATCATTCATAGACCTGTCGTCACGATCAAACATGACCCGTCAAAAGACATTTCGACAATCTTACAAAAACTCGCCATAAAAGCTGAGCATTCGTGTATGATTTCGCGGGCATTGAAAGGTAATGTCGAAGTAGATACCATTTTGACGATAAAAAAACGGTGAATTTGGAAGAACGGGACTTCCGTTACCTGTACTTACCAAAATACTTATGTTAGCATAAATGTTAAGAAAGGAAAATATTATATTATTTGGGTTCCTAACAAGTTCCCCCATAATAGAAAGGGGACGATGTATCATGAACCAACCAGATGTGAAAGCTATACTTTTAAACTTGCAGAACAAACAGTATATTGAATCCGATATTACGCACACCTTTAGTGAAAACCACACAGCCGTTTTTTCTGTTAAGTATTTGAAGAACGATCAATCGTTCGAAGTGATTCAGATTGAAACAAACTCCCTTCAGCGGTTTGATGACGTCGACTCAGCTGTTCATTGTATTAATACCTTGATTGCTAAATAGAGAAGATTTCTCATTATAATAATAAAAGAGGCTGACCATGAAAATGGCAACCTCTTTTTTGTTTGTTATTTATTAAAATACTTCAGCCAATCATTTTCTGGGATCGGTAAAAAATGCTTTTCTTTTTTCTTCATTATGTATAATAACGCTTCTATCTCTCCAACTGTTGTCCGAATCGTAGCAATTATACGATCGTAG is from Fictibacillus sp. b24 and encodes:
- a CDS encoding DUF1797 family protein: MNQPDVKAILLNLQNKQYIESDITHTFSENHTAVFSVKYLKNDQSFEVIQIETNSLQRFDDVDSAVHCINTLIAK
- a CDS encoding OsmC family protein: MAQHVFHLKAHWPGGRNDSGTIETKNLQTTVSIPPEMDGPGIGTNPDEMLLGAAATCYIITLAAMLERSKIEKIDLTMESEGIVDVTNGVITYQKIIHRPVVTIKHDPSKDISTILQKLAIKAEHSCMISRALKGNVEVDTILTIKKR
- a CDS encoding DUF3784 domain-containing protein — its product is MNSTLIITAVILFFMAYLIGVKKQTWLLTGFNQQRVSNQDKLARLVGSYTFIMGIVMLAGAFIRQLDTEVLFPVLVIGYVVLLGYVNTRMVK
- a CDS encoding hemolysin family protein: MTLLKLLAVAVLILLTAFFVAAEFAIVKIRKTRIDQLAEEGNKRAIAAQKVISNLDGSLSACQLGITITALGLGWLGEPTVEAILGPVFERMELSPAIVHTLSFAIAFASITFLHVVLGELAPKTVAIQKAETISLWLSPALIGFYRVMYPFIWFLNGSAQLLVRMFGLKPASEHDMAHTEEELRLILSESYKSGEINKSEFSYVEKVFEFDDRTAKEIMVPRTEMVCLYEDNTVAENINIIAEEKYTRYPVVGEDKDNVLGMVNAKEVFFDLIKGKEYPLEHYIRPTLSVFENTPIKETLLKLQKKGFHMAVLVDEYGGTAGIVTIEDILEELVGEIRDEFDEDESPMIQAVSPNVKHFDGKVLIAEVNDIYGLQIDDSELDTIGGWVLSQNSEIQEHQVIAYEGYDFKVIEIDGHQVKKIEITKREVEIKDNSIPADSEQQLVEKEA
- a CDS encoding MDR family MFS transporter — protein: MVHKEKNLKLVVAGLLLGILMAAMDNTIVATAMGTIVADLGGFDKFVWVTGSYMVAVMAGMPIYGKLSDMYGRKRFFIFGLVVFLIGSALCGLAQSMEQLIAFRAIQGIGGGALMPIAFTIVFDIFPPEKRGKMTGLLGAVFGTSSVLGPLLGAFITDAISWHWVFYINVPIGIASFYLIFRYYKETLEHREQKIDWWGAITLVIAVVSLMFALELGGKTYAWDSTQIVALFTIFTVFFIVFFAVEQKASEPIISFWMFKKRLFATSQLLGFLYGSTFIILAVFIPIFVQAVYGGSATSAGMVLTPMMLGSVAGSMIGGIFQTKTNFRNLMIISVIAYFSGMYMLSGMTPDTSRIMLTFFMVTVGFGMGFSFSLLPAATINKMEFRYRGSANSTNAFLRSLGMTLGVTIFGALQNRIFYEKLKENLKGFGGEGSEAFTNIDPQKVFQAEERTKIPTNILDGITASMSESITTVFTYALIPIVISAVVILFMGNERVETSRKPETKPE
- a CDS encoding helix-turn-helix transcriptional regulator, which encodes MAESIIMNKVKIVRIAKGNLTQGDFAKLVGVTRQTMNLIEAQKYNPTIRVCLLISKYLETPLDELFWIEE
- a CDS encoding PAS domain S-box protein, giving the protein MKISDGQPAADRLVINQIKNYASQFEHSETPFLIQKDRKWVYVNPAARKILEAEEDIIGKPIWNNLSTEVHDIVEERIQSCGNGIAPKPSEQTWITQKGNYIQLEVIGFPLMFSSHATQIIIRNLTQQHIEKQETLEHLKLITENMIDIIGVVNMEGVFTSLTPSYSLVTGYPQEEAIGSTPFDLVHPEDRVHVISEFTRMIAEQIPLTVEYRYLTKDGSYIWLESKGKPIYQKDNHAAIVASRDITKRKKAEAALKQNEFKHRIILDHSNDLICLVDAEGKYLYASLSYKSVLGIDPQTLLGTNSLNCIHVEDHELVKNYINLVSSSKNPMPLVYRKMHASGHPILLEGKGMPMVSDEGEIEGIVFISRDITEKKKADEYIRNSEKLAVLGELAAGVAHEIRNPLTSIKGLFSLMKNGDYDREKIYLYNEVICDELHRIESIVNEFMALAKPDATQIKKDVNIIQLLQDTVMLLTSEANLYNVEIRLLFKEKKLYVFCEKNQIKQVFINVIKNAIEAMNEGGILTIAIEETDKKVKLLFVDNGIGIEEERLKSIGVPFFTNKEKGIGLGLTISNKIITEHKGDLKVQSRAGQGTTVSITLQKSN